The sequence below is a genomic window from Streptomyces sp. V1I1.
GGGCGGACGGCCCGCCCTCGCCCGCAGCCGGAGGTGATGAAGTGTCAGGCAGATTGCTCCGCTCTGTCTGTACGGCGGCGCTGGCGGCCGCGACCGCCGTCGCGGCGGTACCGGCCGCACCCGCCGCCGGCGCACCCCCACCGGCACCCGCACCCGCACCCGCACCCGCACCCGCACCGCCCACGACCGTCTCCGGGATGCTGACCGCGCTTCAGACGCTGTACCGCCAGGTGGAGGAGGCCGGCGAGACGTACAACGCGACGGAGGAGGAGCTCAAGAAGCAGCGCGCCGAGACGGCGAGGCTCGCCCGGGAGCTGGCGGGCGCGCGCAACGCGTTCGTCGCGGCCCGCGGCGAAGCGGGACGGCTGGCCCGCGAGCAGTACCGGGGCCAGTCCGAGCTCTCCTCGTATCTGTGGCTGCTGCTCGCCCGGAATCCGAAACAGGCCCTCGACCAGGATCATCTGATGGAGCGCGCGGCCGCCGACCGGCTGGCGACGATGGCCGGTCTTGAGGCGGGCGCGAAGCGGGCCGCCAGGCTGGCGGCCGCGTCCCGCAAGGCGCTGGACAGGGAGCTGACGCTGGCGACGAAGCAGAAGGAGGCGCGCGACAACGCGACCGCGCGGCTGAAGGACGTCGAGAAGATGCTCGCCTCGCTCTCCGCCGCCGAGATCGCCGAAGTGGCGGCGCTGGAGCGGTCCAACGCGGCCAAGGCCCAGGAGAAGCTCCTTGCCTCGGGTGTGCTCGACGGTAAGCGCACGCCGACGCAGAAGGGCGAGCGGGCGCTGGAGTACGCGGTCGAGCAGATCGGCAAGCCGTACGTCTGGGGCGCGGAGGGCCCGCGGTCGTACGACTGCTCGGGGCTGACCTCGCAGGCCTGGGCACAGGCAGGCCGCGAGATCCCACGGACCAGCCAGGAGCAGTGGGCCCAGCTCCCGAAGGTCTCACTGCGCTCACTGCGGCCCGGCGATCTGGTGATCTACTTCCCCAAGGCCACCCATGTGGCCATCTACCTCGGCAACGGCATGGTCGTCCAGGCCCCCCGCCCGGGCACCAAGGTCAAGGTCTCCGCCATCGCGTCGAATCCGCTGATCGGCGCGGTCCGCCCGGACCCGGACGGCAGCCCGCTGAGCACGTACACCCCGCCGCAGCTCCCGAAGGGCGCCACGGCGGGGAAGGACGACGGCTACTCCGCGGCGGAAGCTCCGGACACCTCGGCCAGGTAGGCGTTCGCCTTCTCCGGCTCGAAGAAGAAGTTCTCGAAGTCGGCCGGGTCGTTGAAGCCGTTCGCGAACCGGTCGGCGACCGGCTGGAGCCCACCGGCCGCGCCGATCAGGTTGAGCACGTGCTCCGGCGGGACGCCGAGCATCGCGTTCGTCCACTTGGTGACGTGCTGCGCGGTGTCCCAGTAACGGTCGAACGTGGACTGCATCCACGCCTCGTCGAACGGCCGGTCGCCGTGCTCGGTGATCGATGCGAGGTACGAGGCGGCGCACTTGGACGCCGAGTTGGAGCCCTGCCCGGTGATCGGGTCGTTGGCGACGACGACGTCCGCAACGCCGAGGACCAGACCGCCGCCGGGTAGGCGGCCGATCGGATTGCGGACGGTGGGGGCGTACCGGCCCGCGAGCGTGCCGTTCGGATCGGTCAGCTCGACCTTGGTGGCGCGCGCGTACTCCCAGGGCGTGAACTTCTCCATGAGCTCCAGGGTCAGGGAGAGATGCTCGGCGGGGTCCTTGACCCCCTGGAAGGCATCGAGCGGTCCGCCCGGGATGCCCTCCCAGAAGAGGATGTCCGCGCGGCCGCTGTTGGTGAGCGTCGGCATCACGAAGAGCTCGCCGACGCCGGGGACCAGGTTGCAGCGGACCGCGTCATAGTCCGGGTGCTCGGGGCGCGGGCCCAGGCCGTGGACGTAGGCGACGGCGAGCGCGCGCTGCGGTTCGTCGTACGGGGAACGGGAGGCGTCCCGGCCGAACATCGAGACCAGCTCGCCCTTGCCCGCCGAGACCATCACCAGGTCGTACGTACGGGAGAAGTAGTCCAGGTCGGAGACCGCCGCGCCGTGGATGACGAGCTGGCCGCCGCGCTGCGCGAACGTCTCCATCCAGCCGGCCATCTTCACGCGCTGGTCGACGGACTGGGCGTAGCCGTCGAGCTTGCCGACCCAGTCGATGGCGCGGGTGGAGTCCGGGGCGGCGACGGAGACGCCGAGGCCCTCGATGCGCGGGGCCTGGGACTCCCAGAAGTTGATGCCGAGATCGCGCTCGTGCTGCAGCGCCGTGTGGAACATGCACTGCGTGGACATGACCCGGCCGGACCGAATCTCGTCGGCCGTGCGGTTGGACATGAGGGTGACCTCGTAGCCCTGCGACTGGAGTCCGAGGGCGAGCTGGAGACCGGACTGACCGGCTCCGACTATGAGTATCTTCCGCATGGCGGGTGTTCTCCGTTGCGTAGCTATTCGGGGGTTGCTTCGAGGGCGTGGGCGACCAGCGTGAGCAGGGACTCGATCACCGTGATCCGGTTGCGCGCGTCCATGATCACCACGGGTATGTGGGGCGGCACCGTCAGCGCTTCCCGCACGTCTTCGGCCTCGAACAGCTCCGTACCCTCGAAGTGGTTGACGGCGACGATGTACGGCAGGCCACTGCTCTCGAAGTAGTCGAGCGCCGGGAAGCAGTCCGGCAGCCTGCGGGTGTCGGCCAGCACGACCGCGCCTATCGCGCCACGCACCAGGTCGTCCCACATGAACCAGAAGCGCTGCTGGCCCGGCGTGCCGAAGACGTACAGCACCAGATCGTCGTCGAGCGTGATCCGGCCGAAGTCCATGGCCACGGTCGTGGTGAGCTTGTCGGGCGTCGCGGCGAGATCGTCACTCTCCTCGCTCGCCTGCGTCATCAGCGCCTCGGTCTGCAGCGGCGTGATCTCGGAGACCGAGCGGACGAAGGTCGTCTTGCCGACGCCGAAGCCGCCAGCGACCACGATCTTGGTGGCGATGGGTGCCCTGGTGTGGTCCAACTGCCAGGCCTGCAGCTCCTCTTCGGGCTGCGGGTGGGGACGGGCAAGCAGCGTGTCAGAGGCGGCGGAGTCCACTCAGCACCCTTTCGAGCAGCGCGCGGTCGGGCTGGCCGGCGCCGTGCCCGGTCCCGTACACGCGGATCTTTCCCTGGTCGGCCAGGTCGCTGAGCAGCACCCGGACGACACCGAGCGGCATCTTCAGCAGGGCCGATATCTCGGCAACGGTACGCATACGTCGGCACAGCTCGACGATCGCCCGCAGTTCGGGCATGACGCGCGAGGAGAGGTCCCCGTTGGGCAGTTCCCTGCGCTCCTCGGGGGCTTCGAGCGCGGCGACGAACGTCTCGACGAGCAGCACATGGCCGAAGCGGGTGCGGCCGCCGGTGAGTGAGTAGGGGCGGACCCGGGCGGGGCGTCGGCTCTCACCGCGGACGGGAAGCCTTCGGGCGGGTTCAGCGGCGGGCGTCACTGAGCGCTCTCCATCGATTTGCGCAGTTCGCTGCGGAGTTCGGGGGTAAGGACATGTCCGGCGCGGCCGACGAAGAGCGCCATGTGGTACGCGACGACGGTCATGTCGCAGTCGGGAGTGGCGTGCACGCCGAGCAGCGAGCCGTCGCTGATCGACATCACGAAGACGCTGCCCTCCTCCATCGCGACCATCGTCTGCTTGACCCCGCCGCCGTCCATCAGCTTGGCGGCGCCGATGGTGAGGCTGCCGATGCCGGAGACGATGGTGGCGAGGTCCGCGCTGGAGCCCCTGGGGCCTTCCCGGCGGCCGGTGGCGGCCGGAGCGGCGTTCTGGGCGGGGTCGGACGAGAGCAGCAGCAGTCCGTCGGACGAGACGACAGCGACCGAGCGAACCCCTGGCACCTCCTCCACGAGATTGCTCAGCAACCAGTGCAGATTGCGGGCTTCACTGCTCAGGCCGAATGTCCCGGTCGCAGTCAACTGCGTGCCTCCTCGACTGTGTCCCCCGCTTCTGCTGCTTCGGTGCCTGCATCCGTCTCCGTCTGGTCCGCGATCTCCGCGATCTCCGCCTCGGCGTCGCGGCGGCCGTCCTTCGCGCCCTGGTGGAAGCCGCCGAGGCGGCGGCGCAGGGCGTCGGCGTCGACGCTGCCGGCGCGCTCGCTGGGCGCGGCGGCGGGCTTGACGACCTTGGGGGTGCGCTTGGGCAGGCCCTTGTCGGTGACGCGTTCCCAGGCGGGCCGCGGCTCCTCGACCGGCTCGGGCTCGGCGACCGGCTCGAACCCAGCGGCCGGCTCGAGCTCCATCTCGGCCACCGGCTCCTCGGCCACCGGCTCCTCGGCCACCGGCTCCTCGGCCACCGGCTCTTCGGCGACCGACTCCGGCAGGCGCATCGCGAACGTCGCCTCGTCGACCCCGGTGCTCTCCGGGTCCCCGTCGGCCATCCGCTCGTGCACGTCCGGCTCCGCCGCGCGGATCGCCTGCTCGGCGGCCACGACCAACGGGTCAATCCGGCGCGAACTGCCCGGCAGCGCATTGGAGTTGGCCTCCGCCACCGACCCGGGCAGATGCTGCGTCGGTGTCCCGACGGTGCCCGCCACCGGCACGGTGTGCGTCTCGGCGGCCGGCGGTCCGGTCGGCAGCAGCGCCTGCGTGAGAACGACGACCGCGGCGATCCCGCCCTGCTTCTGCTCGCGCAGCTGCACCCGTACACCGTGGCGTGCGGCCAGCAGCCCGGCCACCCGCAGCCCGAGGCCCTCGCCGTCCCGGCCGGCCTGGGTCTCGTACGCGTCCGGGTCCTCGAGTCG
It includes:
- a CDS encoding styrene monooxygenase/indole monooxygenase family protein, with the translated sequence MRKILIVGAGQSGLQLALGLQSQGYEVTLMSNRTADEIRSGRVMSTQCMFHTALQHERDLGINFWESQAPRIEGLGVSVAAPDSTRAIDWVGKLDGYAQSVDQRVKMAGWMETFAQRGGQLVIHGAAVSDLDYFSRTYDLVMVSAGKGELVSMFGRDASRSPYDEPQRALAVAYVHGLGPRPEHPDYDAVRCNLVPGVGELFVMPTLTNSGRADILFWEGIPGGPLDAFQGVKDPAEHLSLTLELMEKFTPWEYARATKVELTDPNGTLAGRYAPTVRNPIGRLPGGGLVLGVADVVVANDPITGQGSNSASKCAASYLASITEHGDRPFDEAWMQSTFDRYWDTAQHVTKWTNAMLGVPPEHVLNLIGAAGGLQPVADRFANGFNDPADFENFFFEPEKANAYLAEVSGASAAE
- a CDS encoding C40 family peptidase, which translates into the protein MSGRLLRSVCTAALAAATAVAAVPAAPAAGAPPPAPAPAPAPAPAPPTTVSGMLTALQTLYRQVEEAGETYNATEEELKKQRAETARLARELAGARNAFVAARGEAGRLAREQYRGQSELSSYLWLLLARNPKQALDQDHLMERAAADRLATMAGLEAGAKRAARLAAASRKALDRELTLATKQKEARDNATARLKDVEKMLASLSAAEIAEVAALERSNAAKAQEKLLASGVLDGKRTPTQKGERALEYAVEQIGKPYVWGAEGPRSYDCSGLTSQAWAQAGREIPRTSQEQWAQLPKVSLRSLRPGDLVIYFPKATHVAIYLGNGMVVQAPRPGTKVKVSAIASNPLIGAVRPDPDGSPLSTYTPPQLPKGATAGKDDGYSAAEAPDTSAR
- a CDS encoding roadblock/LC7 domain-containing protein, with translation MTATGTFGLSSEARNLHWLLSNLVEEVPGVRSVAVVSSDGLLLLSSDPAQNAAPAATGRREGPRGSSADLATIVSGIGSLTIGAAKLMDGGGVKQTMVAMEEGSVFVMSISDGSLLGVHATPDCDMTVVAYHMALFVGRAGHVLTPELRSELRKSMESAQ
- a CDS encoding ATP/GTP-binding protein, which codes for MDSAASDTLLARPHPQPEEELQAWQLDHTRAPIATKIVVAGGFGVGKTTFVRSVSEITPLQTEALMTQASEESDDLAATPDKLTTTVAMDFGRITLDDDLVLYVFGTPGQQRFWFMWDDLVRGAIGAVVLADTRRLPDCFPALDYFESSGLPYIVAVNHFEGTELFEAEDVREALTVPPHIPVVIMDARNRITVIESLLTLVAHALEATPE
- a CDS encoding DUF742 domain-containing protein is translated as MTPAAEPARRLPVRGESRRPARVRPYSLTGGRTRFGHVLLVETFVAALEAPEERRELPNGDLSSRVMPELRAIVELCRRMRTVAEISALLKMPLGVVRVLLSDLADQGKIRVYGTGHGAGQPDRALLERVLSGLRRL